GCGATACCCGCATCGGGGTGGAAGGCGCCGCGGAGGGTCGAGATGCCGGCCCGGGCGCCGGACTCCAGGCGCGGCTTCACCGCGCCGTGGTGAGGTTGGTGCGGATCGGCGTCCATCTCCGTGGTCGTGGTGTGCAGCCACGGGTTGTAGAGATCGTGGTGCTTCGCGGCCGATCCAAAGTCCCAGACGATCGGGTCGCTGTTGCGGGTGACCAGCGAGAATCTGATGGCCTTGTCCATCGCCCAGGTGCCGATGTGCGTCGCCGACATGTAGCGGATGTTCGAGAAGTCGAAGGCGAGCAGCGCGCCGAGGTCCGAGCGATCGAGTTCCGCGCGGAGCCGCGACACCCGCCCGTCGCGGAGCGCATCCCGATCGATGCGCGTCTCCCAGTCCACGTCGTTCATACCGAAAGTCGGAATCGCCATCAGGTACCACACCCTCATCGTTGCTCATGGGACGGAGATCGAACTGCACTACTGCACATCCTGTTTAGTTAGACTAAACTGTCTGGAACGGTATTCGCAAGCGTGAAAGCGGGGAATCATGGGAATCGCAGTCGGCTTCATCGGTCTGGGCACGATGGGATCCGCGATGGCACTCCGGATCGCCCAATCCGACCACAAGTTGCTCGTCTGGAATCGGACCGCCGGGAAGGCCGACGAGCTCGTCTCGGCTGGCGCGCGCGAGACGAGCACCCCCACCGAGGTCTTCGAACGCTCTGACATCGTGCTCTCCATGCTCGCGAACGACGCAGCCGCCGATGCCGCGTTCTCCGAGGACGCGCTGCAGCGGGGTTCAGGCACGCTGCACGTGAACATGGCCACGATCAGCCTCGCCATGTGCCGAGAGCTCGCTGAACGCCACCGCGAGCACGGCGTCGGCTACATCGCCGCGCCTGTCCTCGGGCGGCCGGACGTCGCGGCGGCCGGGCAGCTGAACATCGTGGCCGCGGGCGAGGAAGCGCTCGTGGATCGCGCGGAGCCGATCCTCTCCCTCCTCGGCAAGCAGGTCTGGCGGGTCGGCGACGACCCCGCGCAAGCGAGCCTCGTGAAGATCGGCGTGAACTACAACCTGATCCACGCTCTGCAGGCGCTCGGGGAGTCGCTCTCCCTCGTCGAGCACGGCGGTGTCGATTCCCGGACCTTCGTGGACATTCTGACCGACACGGCGTTCACGGGTTCGGCCTACCGGGGATACGGCGGCATCATCGCGCAGCGCTCCTACCACCCGGCCGGATTCCCGGTCGCGCTCGGGCTGAAGGATCTTCGCCTCGCCACTGCGGCCGCGGCCGAACTCGGCGCGGCCCTCCCGACCGCGCCGGTCATGAACGAGGTCTTCGACGCCGCCCTCGCAGATCCGGATCTCCGAGATGCCGAC
This DNA window, taken from Leucobacter tenebrionis, encodes the following:
- a CDS encoding NAD(P)-dependent oxidoreductase is translated as MGIAVGFIGLGTMGSAMALRIAQSDHKLLVWNRTAGKADELVSAGARETSTPTEVFERSDIVLSMLANDAAADAAFSEDALQRGSGTLHVNMATISLAMCRELAERHREHGVGYIAAPVLGRPDVAAAGQLNIVAAGEEALVDRAEPILSLLGKQVWRVGDDPAQASLVKIGVNYNLIHALQALGESLSLVEHGGVDSRTFVDILTDTAFTGSAYRGYGGIIAQRSYHPAGFPVALGLKDLRLATAAAAELGAALPTAPVMNEVFDAALADPDLRDADWSAIAEIIRRAE